In one Acetobacter sp. genomic region, the following are encoded:
- a CDS encoding efflux RND transporter permease subunit has product MNEIVLVALKRPYTFVVLSILILVFGLRAIVSTPTDVFPSIRIPVVAVVWTYTGLMPEDMSGRVIYYYERALTATVNNIEHIESQSYYGRGIVKVFFQPGTDPSAAQTQITAVSQTVLKQMPTGSTPPLVLTYNASSVPVLTLQVSSTHLTASEIYDMSSNLIRPALVSVAGAAIPNPYGGQPGNVMVDLDPTKLLAHGLSPVDVSTALGKQNIVLPAGDQKIGTFDWMVQTNASPREIDSLNELPIKQVGNSVVYMRDVAWVHQGGPPQTNLVLVKGQQGVLIVIMKSGDASTLDVVAGVKKLLPGIQKTLPSGVDIRVINDASTFVKESVRDVVQEMLTAACLTGLVVLLFLGSWRSTVIIATSIPLAMLCSIIALRWAGQTINVMTLGGLALAVGILVDDATVMIENIDAHLAMDKDLETAIIDAANQIVIATFVSTLCICIVWMPLFQLSGVAGWLFMPMAEAIIFAMIASFILSRTLVPTMAKYMLAAQVAAGHGHGAGEPKSFFGRFQRGFEAKFEQFRHAYRDMLASLQTMRGSFIGGFLVASLSSLGLLFFVGQDFFPEIKSNSLAMHMRAPLGTRIEEAGKISQLINDEISRLLPGQVETIVDNCGLPFSALNQAFIPTPTVGTQDCDLTITLKDEESPVAEYRQILRKGLGRAFPGTQITFQPADLTAKILNFGAPAPLDVQIVGRNLKENFAFANHLAARLRHVPGLTDISVQQPMTTPTLLVNARRSFALGTGITEANVTNNMLVSLSGSSQVGQVYWLDPKTGVSHLIDIQTPAHFLQTLNDLELTPIDKGDGNPTGVPPQILGGLSEIEQTGTPGEIAHYNIMPVFDIYASNEGLDLGRVAKQVDRIVEQEQARLPHGSSMSVNGQGVTMNAAYIQLIGGLAMSILLVYLVIVVNFQSWLDPFIIITALPGALAGIAWSLFLTQTALSVPALTGAIMCMGTATANSILVVSFARDELLRHGDAVKAAVDAGFERIRPVLMTASAMIVGMLPMAMSNSQNAPLGRAVMGGLIVATISTLIFVPCVFAAIHSRRHGKQMSHPEGEIA; this is encoded by the coding sequence ATGAATGAGATCGTTCTGGTCGCGCTGAAGCGTCCCTATACGTTCGTCGTCCTGTCGATCCTGATTCTGGTTTTTGGCCTTCGCGCTATTGTATCGACGCCGACAGACGTCTTTCCGAGCATTCGCATTCCTGTGGTGGCCGTCGTCTGGACCTATACCGGCCTCATGCCGGAAGATATGTCCGGGCGTGTCATTTATTACTATGAACGCGCCCTGACCGCGACGGTCAATAATATCGAACATATCGAGAGCCAGTCCTATTACGGGCGCGGCATCGTCAAGGTGTTCTTTCAGCCCGGCACGGACCCTTCCGCCGCACAGACCCAGATCACCGCCGTCTCCCAGACCGTTCTGAAACAGATGCCGACAGGGTCCACGCCTCCGCTGGTCCTCACCTACAACGCGTCTTCCGTTCCGGTTCTGACGCTTCAGGTGTCTTCGACGCATCTGACAGCCTCCGAAATCTACGACATGTCGTCGAACCTGATCAGACCGGCGCTGGTGTCTGTCGCAGGTGCGGCCATCCCCAATCCATATGGCGGTCAGCCGGGCAATGTCATGGTGGATCTCGATCCGACCAAGCTGCTCGCACACGGGCTGTCGCCCGTGGACGTGTCCACGGCCCTTGGAAAACAGAACATCGTTCTCCCCGCCGGTGACCAGAAAATCGGCACGTTCGACTGGATGGTGCAAACCAACGCCTCGCCGCGAGAGATCGACTCACTGAATGAGCTGCCGATCAAGCAGGTCGGCAATTCCGTCGTCTATATGCGCGACGTCGCATGGGTGCATCAGGGCGGCCCCCCGCAGACCAATCTCGTGCTGGTCAAGGGGCAGCAGGGCGTGCTGATCGTCATCATGAAAAGTGGCGACGCCTCGACACTCGACGTTGTCGCGGGAGTCAAGAAACTCCTGCCGGGGATTCAGAAAACACTCCCCTCAGGCGTGGATATCCGCGTCATCAATGACGCATCCACCTTCGTCAAGGAATCCGTCCGGGACGTGGTGCAGGAAATGCTGACGGCGGCCTGCCTGACCGGGCTGGTCGTGCTGCTGTTCCTTGGCTCCTGGCGTTCCACCGTCATCATCGCGACGTCCATTCCGCTGGCGATGCTGTGTTCGATCATCGCCCTGCGCTGGGCCGGTCAGACCATCAACGTCATGACGCTGGGCGGTCTGGCGCTGGCTGTCGGCATCCTCGTCGATGACGCGACGGTCATGATCGAGAATATTGACGCGCATCTGGCCATGGACAAGGATCTCGAAACGGCCATCATCGACGCGGCCAACCAGATCGTCATCGCCACCTTTGTCTCCACACTCTGCATCTGTATCGTCTGGATGCCGCTCTTCCAGCTTAGCGGCGTGGCTGGATGGCTGTTCATGCCGATGGCCGAAGCCATTATCTTCGCGATGATCGCCTCCTTTATCCTGTCCAGAACGCTCGTTCCGACCATGGCCAAATACATGCTGGCGGCACAGGTCGCCGCCGGACACGGGCATGGCGCCGGGGAGCCGAAATCGTTCTTCGGGCGATTCCAGCGCGGGTTCGAGGCGAAGTTCGAGCAGTTCCGCCACGCCTATCGTGACATGCTGGCCAGCCTCCAGACCATGCGCGGCTCCTTTATCGGCGGCTTTCTTGTCGCCTCGCTCTCGTCGCTTGGTCTGCTGTTTTTCGTAGGGCAGGATTTCTTCCCCGAGATCAAATCGAACTCGCTCGCCATGCATATGCGGGCTCCCCTCGGTACCCGCATCGAAGAGGCAGGCAAGATTTCCCAGCTCATCAACGATGAGATCAGCCGCCTGCTCCCCGGACAGGTCGAAACGATCGTCGATAACTGCGGACTGCCTTTCAGCGCCCTCAATCAGGCCTTCATCCCCACGCCTACGGTTGGCACACAGGACTGCGATCTGACGATTACGCTCAAGGACGAAGAATCCCCTGTCGCGGAATATCGGCAGATTCTGCGTAAAGGACTGGGGCGCGCTTTCCCCGGCACACAGATCACATTCCAGCCCGCTGACCTGACGGCGAAAATCCTGAATTTCGGCGCGCCTGCCCCACTCGACGTGCAGATTGTCGGACGAAACCTGAAAGAGAATTTCGCCTTCGCAAACCATCTTGCCGCCCGTCTCCGGCATGTACCGGGCCTGACGGACATTTCCGTTCAGCAGCCCATGACCACCCCGACATTGCTGGTCAATGCACGACGCAGCTTCGCGCTGGGAACCGGCATCACGGAAGCGAACGTCACCAACAACATGCTGGTCTCCCTGTCGGGCAGCTCGCAGGTCGGACAGGTCTACTGGCTCGATCCAAAGACCGGCGTCTCGCATCTGATCGATATCCAGACCCCGGCGCACTTCCTCCAGACCCTGAATGATCTGGAACTGACCCCGATCGACAAGGGAGACGGCAATCCGACGGGCGTGCCGCCGCAGATTCTTGGCGGTCTGAGCGAGATTGAGCAGACCGGCACACCCGGAGAGATCGCGCACTACAACATCATGCCGGTGTTTGACATCTACGCTTCCAATGAAGGGCTGGATCTCGGACGGGTGGCGAAACAGGTGGACCGCATTGTCGAGCAGGAGCAGGCGCGTCTTCCACACGGCTCATCCATGTCAGTGAACGGTCAGGGCGTGACGATGAACGCGGCCTATATCCAGTTGATCGGCGGTCTCGCCATGTCGATCCTGCTGGTCTATCTGGTGATCGTCGTCAATTTCCAGTCGTGGCTTGATCCGTTCATCATCATCACCGCCCTTCCCGGCGCGCTGGCCGGTATCGCCTGGTCGCTGTTCCTGACCCAAACCGCCCTGTCCGTTCCTGCGCTGACGGGTGCGATCATGTGCATGGGCACGGCGACCGCGAACTCCATTCTGGTGGTGTCCTTCGCCCGTGACGAACTGCTGCGTCATGGCGACGCCGTAAAGGCGGCGGTCGACGCCGGATTCGAGCGTATCCGTCCTGTGTTGATGACGGCCTCCGCCATGATCGTCGGCATGCTGCCCATGGCCATGAGCAACTCGCAGAATGCTCCGCTCGGACGGGCTGTCATGGGAGGTCTGATCGTCGCGACGATTTCAACGCTGATCTTCGTGCCGTGCGTTTTCGCCGCCATCCATTCACGCCGCCATGGAAAACAGATGTCACATCCGGAAGGAGAAATCGCATGA
- a CDS encoding efflux RND transporter periplasmic adaptor subunit: MSAQTSRGRLVLILVVILAIVLAGWGIFQRNMHYDHLARETTENALPQVQIITAQPGPDHLSLDLPANISAWYLAPIYAQVSGYVKMWYKDIGAHVKAGEVLAEIDTPGLDAQYAAAKANLDVAVARYKLAQITSRRWKALEGTQAVSQQEVDVQAANAEAEKAQVEAARHEMERYQALEGFKKIVAPFDGVVTARMADVGDYVNAGRGDVGSRGNATELFSVADVHAMRIFVSVPQDYAYIISPALTATLSIPQFPGRTFKARYVATAAAFNPNTRTVTTELMVDNPLGELWPDSFATAHFEAPGDANMLILPQGALIFRAEGMQVAVVDPTDHVHLVPIKVGTVLGTTVQVLAGISRSDRIINNPSAGLLDGDKVRIVPGTRGYNIPSTQPKKPAASSQGDDVRAMPEDNRPSAEAGARE; the protein is encoded by the coding sequence ATGAGCGCCCAGACTTCACGCGGACGCCTCGTGCTGATCCTTGTCGTCATTCTCGCCATTGTTCTGGCTGGATGGGGTATCTTCCAGCGCAACATGCACTATGACCACCTCGCCCGCGAGACGACGGAAAACGCTCTCCCGCAGGTTCAGATCATCACTGCCCAGCCGGGACCGGATCACCTCAGCCTTGACCTGCCAGCCAACATCTCGGCCTGGTATCTGGCGCCGATCTACGCGCAGGTCTCCGGCTACGTGAAGATGTGGTACAAGGACATCGGCGCACACGTGAAGGCGGGTGAGGTTCTGGCGGAAATCGACACGCCGGGTCTCGATGCCCAGTATGCGGCAGCCAAGGCCAATCTGGACGTGGCGGTCGCCCGCTACAAGCTGGCGCAGATCACCTCCAGACGCTGGAAGGCTCTGGAAGGCACGCAGGCTGTGTCCCAGCAGGAAGTCGATGTGCAGGCCGCCAACGCCGAAGCCGAAAAGGCGCAGGTTGAAGCTGCCCGTCATGAAATGGAGCGCTATCAGGCTCTCGAAGGGTTCAAGAAAATCGTAGCGCCCTTCGATGGTGTCGTGACGGCCCGTATGGCGGATGTCGGCGACTACGTGAATGCCGGACGGGGCGATGTCGGTTCTCGCGGGAACGCCACGGAACTGTTCAGTGTGGCCGATGTCCACGCCATGCGCATCTTCGTTTCGGTGCCACAGGATTACGCCTACATCATCAGCCCCGCCCTGACCGCGACATTGAGCATCCCCCAGTTTCCCGGCCGGACTTTCAAGGCGCGCTATGTCGCGACAGCCGCCGCCTTTAATCCCAATACCCGTACCGTGACCACGGAACTGATGGTTGATAACCCCCTTGGGGAACTGTGGCCCGACTCATTCGCCACAGCGCACTTCGAAGCGCCGGGCGACGCCAACATGCTGATCCTGCCGCAGGGCGCCCTGATTTTCCGGGCCGAGGGCATGCAGGTGGCCGTGGTTGACCCGACCGACCATGTGCATCTGGTGCCAATCAAGGTCGGCACCGTGCTCGGAACCACCGTGCAGGTGCTGGCCGGCATCAGCCGTTCCGACCGGATCATCAACAACCCGTCCGCGGGGCTGCTCGACGGTGACAAGGTCCGCATCGTGCCGGGCACACGCGGATACAACATACCCTCCACCCAGCCGAAGAAGCCTGCCGCTTCGTCTCAGGGCGATGATGTCAGGGCGATGCCCGAAGACAACAGGCCGTCGGCAGAAGCAGGGGCCCGCGAATGA
- a CDS encoding efflux transporter outer membrane subunit, which yields MRPSFSRHVAFLFLATSTLTGCDLAPRYAPAKLLYPAQWEGQGVMRYGRPDDGAPRSDWWRDFGDPELDQLEERMLAANPDLQAAAESFTQSRDVAAQVASHLYPQVIGGASGEKDKSSRHRLWRGGTATGPIYMSSEQYQAAATWEPDFWNAIRNRTLIAKQSAQESAADYAVARLSLTTELASDYIALRGLDAQDAVYRDSIRYYELAVQITHMRLAGAIAAGLDVSRAEAQLASTQAEETDIRARRDVMEHAIAVLVNMAPASFHITPRDRIALADIRPAVGLPSTLLERRPDIAASERAMAQANRAIGVSRAAFYPHVTFNAMTGFMDNGFDLASLSNSMYQFGAQAILPLFQGGVRRAELQRSWSQYRQSEETYRSKVLSAFQEVEDGLTNTNRLRTETDQQARAVDAALRTQTMTMQLYTGGLTNYLDVVVAQQAALVARVGLVGVKTRQRQSVVALIGALGGGWSKQDLPALRQIRPFKPLQYDGLHTPKPVGDVPVTTRSTDSDLTGPAQTPVSQDAAR from the coding sequence ATGAGGCCCTCTTTTTCCCGTCATGTCGCCTTTCTGTTTTTAGCCACCTCAACCCTCACCGGCTGTGATCTGGCGCCACGCTACGCTCCCGCAAAGCTGCTGTATCCGGCTCAGTGGGAAGGTCAGGGCGTGATGCGTTACGGGCGACCGGATGATGGCGCCCCGCGATCAGACTGGTGGCGCGATTTCGGCGACCCGGAACTGGATCAACTGGAAGAGCGGATGCTGGCCGCCAATCCGGACCTTCAGGCCGCCGCCGAAAGCTTTACCCAGTCGCGTGACGTGGCCGCGCAGGTTGCCTCCCACCTGTATCCGCAAGTCATCGGCGGAGCGAGCGGTGAAAAGGATAAAAGCTCCCGGCACCGACTGTGGCGGGGCGGCACAGCCACAGGCCCGATTTACATGTCGTCCGAGCAATATCAGGCGGCAGCCACATGGGAGCCGGATTTCTGGAACGCCATCAGAAACCGGACGCTGATCGCCAAGCAGTCGGCTCAGGAAAGCGCGGCTGACTATGCTGTCGCGCGCCTCAGCCTGACGACGGAGCTTGCTTCCGATTACATCGCGCTCCGGGGGCTTGACGCGCAGGACGCCGTGTATCGAGACTCAATCAGATATTACGAACTGGCGGTGCAGATCACCCATATGCGTCTGGCGGGCGCCATCGCCGCCGGTCTGGATGTGTCACGCGCGGAGGCCCAGCTTGCCTCCACACAGGCTGAAGAGACCGACATCCGGGCGCGGCGGGACGTGATGGAACATGCCATTGCCGTTCTGGTGAACATGGCGCCAGCCTCCTTTCATATCACGCCACGGGACAGGATCGCTCTTGCCGATATTCGTCCTGCGGTAGGACTGCCTTCCACCCTACTTGAACGCCGCCCGGACATTGCCGCATCGGAACGGGCCATGGCGCAGGCCAATCGCGCCATAGGAGTGTCCCGTGCGGCCTTTTATCCGCATGTCACGTTCAACGCGATGACGGGTTTTATGGATAACGGCTTCGATCTCGCGTCGCTGTCGAACTCGATGTACCAGTTCGGAGCACAGGCCATCCTCCCCCTGTTTCAGGGCGGTGTGCGTCGCGCCGAGTTGCAGCGTTCATGGTCGCAATACCGTCAGTCCGAGGAGACCTATCGATCGAAGGTCCTCTCCGCCTTTCAGGAGGTCGAGGACGGCCTGACCAACACGAACCGCCTGCGGACAGAGACGGATCAGCAGGCCAGAGCCGTGGATGCGGCCCTCCGCACCCAGACGATGACCATGCAGCTTTATACCGGCGGCCTGACAAACTATCTTGATGTCGTCGTGGCGCAGCAGGCCGCACTTGTCGCCCGCGTCGGCCTTGTCGGGGTCAAGACACGGCAGCGCCAGTCGGTCGTGGCCCTGATCGGCGCTCTTGGCGGCGGCTGGTCGAAGCAGGATCTCCCTGCCCTCAGGCAGATACGCCCCTTCAAACCCTTGCAGTATGACGGTCTGCATACCCCAAAACCGGTCGGCGATGTCCCGGTGACGACACGCAGCACGGACAGCGACCTGACCGGCCCGGCTCAGACTCCAGTTTCGCAGGATGCGGCACGGTAA
- a CDS encoding alpha/beta hydrolase family protein — translation MHRYVVSSLAITAAMSFTVSALHAAPIAPLSETETTLSEHHKAFSEQFFRLPARDGTILEATLLLPHTTAPFPLAIVSGGASHISSSNHGPRDRYSYLSGYFLARGYAVLRPMPRGFAGSEGHLISDGCEVTTTARRNADDIRYVSASILQLPDIDASRIVTAGVSFGGWVQMAMGTMPLPGTRAQFLFFPLMQISSCHNDGDRLLAGASEFGAETRLPTLWVQGENDSLATTEAWKARYAAYKEKNPRAELVDVPPFLNDSHSLLNDPDGLRPWMAQADAMLEQAGLPYRVVIADYLPALPPPASGYAELNDFSRLPARNDMMRKAYQAFLAQETPRAFVVGDDAESVGAHSADPIASALSACGKASGNCHLYAYDNRVVWQGHAASQASQQTISVQAGKIVSVFYSALNMDCSARYVPAIRLVKGPVHGALRMSTSATGVAHHAVGPLTKCNTIPVRGSVLQYRSNPDFHGTDSVTITKQVSTDPSDLPVTLTYLFTIN, via the coding sequence ATGCATCGTTATGTCGTTTCATCCCTTGCCATCACCGCAGCGATGTCTTTCACGGTGTCCGCCCTGCACGCGGCCCCCATTGCACCGCTATCCGAGACAGAGACAACACTGTCAGAGCACCATAAGGCTTTTTCGGAACAGTTCTTTCGTCTGCCAGCCAGAGACGGCACCATTCTTGAAGCCACCCTGCTTCTGCCTCACACAACCGCCCCGTTTCCTCTTGCCATTGTCAGTGGCGGCGCTTCCCATATTTCGTCTTCCAATCACGGACCACGCGATCGCTACAGCTATCTCAGCGGATATTTTCTTGCGCGCGGTTATGCGGTCCTGCGCCCCATGCCACGAGGATTTGCAGGTTCGGAAGGCCACCTGATCTCTGATGGATGTGAGGTCACCACGACCGCCCGCCGTAATGCCGACGATATCCGTTATGTGTCAGCCTCCATTCTCCAGCTTCCGGACATTGACGCCTCGCGGATTGTCACCGCTGGCGTCAGTTTTGGCGGCTGGGTGCAGATGGCCATGGGGACAATGCCGCTTCCCGGGACAAGGGCGCAGTTCCTGTTCTTTCCCCTGATGCAGATTTCGAGCTGCCACAATGACGGTGACAGGCTGCTGGCCGGTGCGAGTGAGTTTGGGGCCGAAACCCGTTTGCCGACCTTATGGGTACAGGGCGAGAATGATTCTCTGGCGACCACAGAAGCGTGGAAAGCAAGATACGCCGCCTACAAGGAGAAGAATCCCCGGGCGGAACTGGTCGATGTTCCTCCCTTTCTCAATGATTCCCACTCCCTTCTGAATGATCCTGACGGCCTCAGGCCGTGGATGGCTCAGGCGGATGCGATGCTCGAACAGGCAGGGCTCCCCTACAGGGTTGTCATAGCCGATTATCTTCCAGCCCTTCCCCCTCCAGCTTCCGGCTATGCGGAACTGAACGATTTCAGCAGATTGCCCGCCCGAAACGACATGATGCGCAAGGCTTATCAGGCCTTTCTGGCGCAGGAGACGCCGAGAGCGTTTGTTGTGGGCGACGACGCGGAAAGTGTGGGAGCACACTCAGCCGACCCCATCGCCTCCGCTCTGTCAGCCTGCGGCAAAGCCTCAGGAAACTGCCATCTCTATGCGTATGATAATCGTGTCGTCTGGCAGGGCCATGCGGCATCGCAGGCCAGCCAGCAGACAATCAGCGTGCAGGCGGGTAAAATCGTCTCGGTATTTTACTCGGCCCTCAATATGGACTGCTCGGCACGCTATGTCCCCGCGATCAGACTGGTCAAAGGTCCGGTTCATGGCGCATTAAGAATGAGCACGTCCGCAACCGGCGTGGCCCACCATGCTGTTGGCCCCCTGACGAAATGCAACACCATCCCCGTCAGGGGCTCTGTCCTGCAATATCGCTCCAATCCTGATTTCCATGGGACCGATAGCGTGACCATCACAAAGCAGGTCAGCACCGACCCTTCTGACCTGCCAGTTACTCTGACCTATCTGTTCACGATAAACTGA
- a CDS encoding sulfate ABC transporter substrate-binding protein → MPSDVLSALPRRALLLGGLACAGSAAFLRGTTALAATTLLNVSYDPTRELYHGINAAFSENEKNSSGSSVTVRTSNGGSGAQARAVLEGAPADIVSLGLARDIDMLAQKGLVATDWQKRLPHNSTPFTSTIVFLVRKGNPKAIHDWADLVKDNVKVVTPNPKTSGGARWNYLAAWGWALHQTGGTEAAARAYIQALFQHVPVLDAGARGATNSFVQRDLGDVLIAWENEALLAAHELGPDRFDIVVPSLSVLAEPPVALVDHNARTHGTTAIAQHYLEFLYSSRAQDIAATHYFRPTDSAVARLHAGQFPKVKTFDIASLGGWAAVQKKHFAAGGIFDQIYTQHG, encoded by the coding sequence ATGCCGTCAGACGTCCTTTCCGCCCTTCCCCGGCGCGCCCTTCTTCTCGGGGGACTGGCCTGCGCAGGCTCAGCCGCATTTCTGCGGGGCACCACTGCCCTTGCGGCCACGACACTGCTCAACGTTTCCTACGATCCGACGCGGGAGCTTTATCATGGGATCAACGCGGCGTTTTCTGAAAATGAGAAGAACAGCAGCGGGTCATCCGTAACGGTCCGCACATCCAATGGAGGATCGGGGGCTCAGGCCCGAGCCGTGCTGGAAGGCGCTCCCGCCGATATCGTCTCACTCGGTCTGGCGCGCGATATCGACATGCTGGCCCAGAAAGGTCTCGTGGCGACGGACTGGCAGAAACGTCTGCCGCATAATTCCACGCCATTCACCAGCACAATCGTCTTTCTGGTGCGAAAGGGAAATCCCAAGGCCATTCACGACTGGGCGGATCTGGTGAAAGACAACGTTAAGGTCGTCACACCCAACCCGAAAACCTCCGGCGGGGCACGGTGGAATTATCTCGCGGCATGGGGCTGGGCGCTGCACCAGACTGGTGGGACGGAGGCTGCGGCCCGCGCCTATATTCAGGCGCTATTCCAGCATGTGCCTGTGCTTGACGCAGGCGCACGTGGAGCGACCAACAGTTTCGTGCAGCGCGATCTCGGCGACGTTCTGATCGCATGGGAAAACGAGGCCCTGCTGGCCGCGCATGAACTCGGACCTGACCGGTTCGATATTGTTGTGCCGTCCCTCTCGGTTCTGGCCGAACCTCCGGTCGCACTCGTCGACCATAATGCCCGGACACACGGCACGACCGCCATCGCCCAGCACTATCTGGAGTTTCTCTACTCCTCCAGAGCGCAGGATATTGCGGCAACACACTATTTCCGCCCTACTGACAGCGCGGTGGCGCGCCTCCACGCGGGACAGTTCCCGAAAGTGAAAACCTTCGATATCGCCAGCCTCGGCGGCTGGGCCGCCGTTCAGAAAAAGCACTTCGCTGCGGGAGGAATCTTCGACCAGATTTACACGCAGCATGGCTGA
- the cysT gene encoding sulfate ABC transporter permease subunit CysT: MAEATLSLRNRTRDPLPGFRLALFSTLLWIGLIVALPLAALVLRPWQEGLSAMTTALHDGRMFAALRVSFLTAFLAALINVPVGLLLTWTLVRVRLPGRRIVDALIDLPFAIPTAVTGITLATLYGPQGWLGKPLAHLGISIAYSTAGIVVALMFVGLPFIVRSVEPVLRGLPPEQEEAAGLLGASSWQTVWRVVLPSLLPATVSGFGLAFARGIGEYGSVIFIAGNQPFRTEIAPLLVVVRLQEFDYAGATSIAFILLVASMLCLASVAMLRRRVARGLISGVN; the protein is encoded by the coding sequence ATGGCTGAGGCAACCCTTTCCTTGCGCAACCGCACCCGCGACCCTCTGCCCGGCTTCCGGCTGGCGCTGTTCTCCACACTGCTCTGGATCGGACTGATCGTAGCGCTGCCCCTTGCCGCTCTTGTCCTGCGTCCGTGGCAGGAGGGGCTCAGCGCCATGACGACGGCTCTTCATGACGGTCGCATGTTCGCAGCGTTGCGCGTCAGCTTTCTGACCGCCTTTCTCGCCGCCCTGATCAATGTGCCGGTTGGCCTGCTGCTGACCTGGACACTCGTGCGGGTGCGTCTGCCCGGACGGCGGATCGTGGATGCGCTGATTGATCTGCCGTTCGCCATTCCGACCGCCGTGACGGGCATCACACTGGCGACGCTGTATGGGCCGCAGGGCTGGCTCGGCAAGCCGCTGGCGCATCTCGGGATCAGCATCGCCTACTCGACCGCCGGGATTGTCGTGGCGCTGATGTTTGTCGGCCTGCCGTTTATCGTTCGCAGTGTTGAGCCGGTCCTGCGCGGCCTGCCACCGGAACAGGAAGAGGCCGCAGGACTGCTGGGTGCAAGCTCGTGGCAGACCGTGTGGCGCGTGGTGCTGCCCTCGCTGCTTCCGGCCACGGTCAGCGGCTTCGGTCTGGCCTTCGCACGCGGCATCGGTGAATATGGTTCGGTCATTTTCATCGCCGGGAACCAGCCTTTCAGAACCGAAATCGCTCCCCTGCTGGTGGTCGTCCGCCTTCAGGAGTTCGACTACGCGGGCGCGACCTCCATCGCCTTCATCCTGCTTGTCGCCTCCATGCTCTGCCTTGCCAGTGTCGCCATGCTGCGTCGGCGCGTGGCGCGCGGCCTGATCTCGGGAGTGAACTGA
- a CDS encoding sulfate ABC transporter permease: MSALTRWSLVVATWLIVAVVLILPPLLVLSEALRDGLPTALQSLADPDAISAIRLTVEMTVLSVVINSVFGVLAAWLISKYRFPLRGALVALIEIPISVSPVVAGLVWLLLFGSQGWWGAALERYNIHIAFAPAGILLATLFVTFPYVTRTILPLMEQQGRDAEDAATLLGASFWQILWRVTLPDARWALLSGVLLTTARAMGEFGAVSVVSGHIPGMTETMPLHIETLYNGYQSVAAFSMAALLAIMAMTTVGFRAFFENRARRAALAGDAGS, translated from the coding sequence ATGAGCGCTCTCACCCGCTGGTCGCTGGTTGTCGCCACATGGCTCATTGTCGCCGTCGTTCTCATCCTGCCGCCGCTTCTGGTTCTCTCCGAAGCCCTGCGCGATGGACTTCCCACAGCCCTGCAATCTCTGGCCGACCCGGACGCCATTTCCGCCATCAGACTGACGGTCGAGATGACGGTCCTGTCCGTCGTCATCAACTCCGTGTTCGGCGTTCTGGCGGCGTGGCTGATCTCGAAATACCGTTTTCCATTGCGGGGAGCACTGGTGGCCCTGATCGAAATCCCGATCAGCGTGTCTCCTGTGGTTGCCGGTCTGGTGTGGCTGCTGCTGTTCGGCTCGCAAGGCTGGTGGGGCGCCGCACTGGAGCGTTACAACATCCACATCGCGTTTGCTCCGGCGGGCATCCTGCTCGCCACGCTGTTCGTGACCTTCCCTTACGTCACGCGCACGATCCTGCCTCTGATGGAACAGCAGGGTCGGGACGCGGAAGACGCGGCCACGCTGCTGGGCGCATCCTTCTGGCAGATCCTCTGGCGCGTCACCCTACCCGATGCGCGGTGGGCATTGCTGTCTGGGGTGCTCCTCACCACAGCCCGCGCCATGGGCGAATTCGGTGCGGTGTCCGTCGTGTCCGGTCATATTCCGGGCATGACGGAAACAATGCCGCTGCACATCGAAACGCTCTATAATGGCTACCAGTCGGTCGCAGCGTTCTCCATGGCGGCGCTTCTGGCCATCATGGCCATGACGACGGTGGGTTTCAGGGCTTTTTTTGAAAACCGGGCACGACGTGCCGCGCTGGCTGGAGATGCCGGATCATGA